A genome region from Chthonomonas sp. includes the following:
- a CDS encoding site-specific DNA-methyltransferase — protein MCELLNGTALDMLRTLPDASVDCIVTSPPYWGLRKYGEDPGMIGLEPTFQEYLDNLIEVFAECHRVLKATGTMWINMGDAYAGSWGGQGGPSNLSVPSKGVNPEKAPNRNGTDLPPKSLIGQPWRLAFALQDMGFILRSDIIWEKPTAMPESVKDRPTRSHEYIFMFAKSRRYWYDAKAIAVPRKTTNGRTPAGWDTGPGSHATIEHATVKVPASYKGSVPGRKFGPGQDRRSETTRVESDTRNCRTVWTIGPEPFKGAHFAAFPSEIPRRCILASCPPCGVVLDPFAGTGTTLAAAIAHGRQAIGIEINAEYCDLIRERISRVQLPIVFTEATA, from the coding sequence ATGTGCGAATTGCTCAATGGCACCGCCCTCGACATGCTCCGCACTCTCCCCGACGCGAGCGTAGATTGCATCGTCACGTCGCCGCCCTATTGGGGACTTCGCAAGTACGGCGAGGACCCCGGGATGATCGGATTGGAGCCCACCTTCCAGGAGTACCTTGATAATCTGATCGAGGTGTTCGCCGAATGCCACCGCGTCCTCAAGGCGACCGGAACCATGTGGATCAACATGGGCGACGCGTACGCCGGTTCATGGGGTGGCCAAGGCGGCCCGTCCAACCTCAGCGTTCCAAGCAAGGGCGTGAATCCCGAAAAGGCGCCAAATCGAAACGGCACCGACCTGCCGCCCAAATCCCTGATCGGCCAGCCGTGGCGGCTCGCCTTCGCACTGCAAGACATGGGTTTCATTCTCCGCAGCGACATCATCTGGGAGAAGCCGACCGCCATGCCAGAGTCGGTCAAGGACCGTCCGACAAGGAGCCACGAATACATTTTCATGTTCGCGAAGTCGCGCCGCTACTGGTACGACGCCAAAGCGATCGCGGTTCCGCGCAAGACCACCAACGGCCGGACGCCCGCCGGTTGGGACACCGGCCCCGGCTCACACGCGACCATCGAGCATGCCACCGTCAAGGTTCCGGCCAGCTACAAAGGCAGTGTCCCCGGTCGCAAGTTCGGCCCCGGTCAAGATCGTCGCAGCGAAACAACACGAGTAGAATCCGACACCCGCAACTGCCGCACCGTGTGGACCATCGGCCCCGAACCTTTCAAGGGCGCCCACTTCGCCGCTTTCCCATCTGAGATCCCGCGCCGCTGCATACTAGCCTCGTGCCCACCATGTGGAGTCGTGCTCGACCCGTTCGCGGGCACTGGCACTACCTTGGCCGCCGCGATCGCGCACGGTCGACAAGCCATCGGAATCGAAATCAACGCGGAGTACTGCGATCTGATCCGCGAACGAATCAGCCGCGTTCAACTCCCCATCGTCTTCACGGAGGCCACCGCCTAA
- a CDS encoding ASCH domain-containing protein, translating into MKVLSIRQPWAWAIIHGGKDIENRNWRTNYRGPLAIHAGKQFDMRLDDFRDYCRGDYGNPWLRMATEFINEYDFVGNEPRGAIIGVVDLVDCIPSYACDSPWKAGPDPDYWCWKLANPRPLAIPVLLKGQLGLFEVPGEITPAHLYCKGCHGDTGESTTCGVCGNTKDLIRKVNA; encoded by the coding sequence ATGAAAGTCCTTTCCATCCGACAACCGTGGGCCTGGGCGATCATCCACGGCGGCAAAGACATTGAAAACCGCAACTGGAGGACGAATTACCGTGGACCCCTCGCCATCCACGCTGGGAAGCAATTCGACATGCGCCTGGACGACTTTCGCGACTACTGTCGAGGGGACTACGGCAACCCTTGGCTGAGAATGGCGACCGAGTTCATAAACGAGTACGACTTCGTTGGTAACGAGCCCCGCGGCGCGATCATCGGCGTCGTGGACCTCGTTGACTGCATCCCGAGCTACGCTTGCGACTCACCGTGGAAAGCCGGTCCGGATCCTGACTACTGGTGCTGGAAGCTCGCCAACCCGCGCCCGCTTGCGATCCCAGTCCTGCTGAAAGGACAACTCGGGCTGTTTGAGGTTCCGGGCGAAATCACACCCGCTCACCTGTACTGCAAAGGCTGCCATGGCGACACGGGCGAAAGCACCACCTGCGGCGTTTGCGGCAACACCAAGGACCTAATCCGGAAGGTGAATGCATGA
- a CDS encoding tyrosine-type recombinase/integrase: protein MEPRWDESNQRWETSLGSGKNRRWFRSRKAGEEGRLIVIQKRQAFERELDGPEPMVPGCLGEFIETVWWPRAKVRCTTSTIKGYVSILEKHISRFYGYQVTSLTLEVLQPWISEIASELIETKDKTGRVVSVKPRSPKRVANIYAVMTSILELAKKTRRYPYEDHRLVELAPIPERKERTDLDSELVRKLCAAAVGSSVEGPVYVASHIGLRRNEVCGLKKSDIQLLDTHAEVTLRSNRQSHGEEQRLKSKRPGKVHCLRIPRSVGEKILSFGQHEGIYVFHDAHGKPIAPDRITKSMPELCERAGVQRVTFHDLRAACRSNLQAAGAPESMILAILNHSSISTSRKYQDRRPNDEMEMIAKLADR, encoded by the coding sequence GTGGAACCGAGATGGGACGAGAGCAATCAGCGGTGGGAAACAAGCCTGGGCTCAGGCAAAAACCGTCGCTGGTTTAGGTCGCGAAAAGCTGGAGAAGAGGGCCGCCTGATCGTGATCCAAAAGCGGCAAGCCTTCGAGCGTGAACTCGATGGCCCCGAGCCAATGGTGCCGGGATGTCTTGGCGAATTCATCGAAACCGTTTGGTGGCCACGCGCAAAAGTCCGTTGCACAACCTCAACGATCAAAGGATACGTCTCGATCCTGGAAAAGCACATCAGCCGGTTTTACGGCTACCAAGTGACCAGCCTCACGCTCGAAGTATTGCAACCGTGGATTTCCGAAATCGCGAGCGAGCTGATCGAAACCAAGGACAAGACCGGCCGGGTTGTCAGCGTGAAACCGAGATCGCCAAAGCGAGTCGCGAACATCTACGCTGTGATGACATCAATACTCGAGTTGGCAAAGAAAACCCGCCGCTACCCGTACGAAGATCATCGCCTGGTCGAACTCGCCCCGATCCCAGAGCGCAAGGAACGGACTGATCTTGACAGCGAGCTGGTGCGCAAACTCTGCGCAGCGGCCGTGGGATCGAGCGTCGAAGGCCCGGTTTACGTGGCCAGCCACATCGGACTGCGTCGCAACGAGGTGTGTGGGCTCAAGAAATCTGACATCCAGCTTCTGGACACCCATGCCGAGGTCACACTTCGCTCGAACCGGCAATCGCACGGCGAAGAGCAGCGCCTCAAGTCAAAGCGGCCGGGCAAGGTCCACTGCCTGCGAATTCCTCGATCGGTTGGCGAAAAGATTCTCAGCTTTGGCCAGCACGAAGGGATTTATGTTTTCCACGACGCCCACGGCAAACCAATCGCGCCGGATCGAATCACGAAGTCGATGCCGGAACTCTGCGAGCGGGCCGGGGTCCAGCGCGTCACGTTCCACGACCTGCGAGCTGCGTGCCGCTCGAACCTACAGGCGGCCGGTGCCCCTGAAAGCATGATTCTCGCAATTCTCAACCATTCCAGCATCAGCACCAGTCGAAAGTACCAAGATCGCCGCCCCAACGATGAAATGGAAATGATTGCAAAACTAGCAGACAGATAA
- a CDS encoding 2-C-methyl-D-erythritol 2,4-cyclodiphosphate synthase yields MADKAWAILLGGGSSQRFGRDKLREDLGGIHAYQHAIRTFSDHPEIQGIVVVAPDDLAVPGHMLRAEPGADRPGSVRNGLARVPADAHFVLVHDLARPLVSDALIDRVLAALRAGATAVGCAMPVSDTVRRGQELMDRAELMAMQTPQGSTRQALAEAHAQFPGESFTDDLEYLRRAGHEITLVPGESANLKLTTPDDMTQLRSHFPTVTRTGFGYDVHAFSTDASRPLRLGGRLFPGERGLEGHSDADALLHAVVDAILGAASLGDIGMHYPNTDPRWKDRASIEFLRESAAMLRSEGWTLVNIDATVLAEAPKILPHRLEICGLIAEACDIPADCVSLKATTHEGIGAIGRREGIAAMAVATICR; encoded by the coding sequence ATGGCCGATAAGGCGTGGGCGATTCTGCTCGGCGGCGGCTCCAGCCAGCGATTTGGCCGCGATAAGTTGCGCGAAGACCTCGGCGGCATCCACGCCTATCAACACGCCATTCGCACCTTTTCTGATCACCCAGAGATACAAGGAATCGTGGTTGTCGCGCCGGATGACCTCGCCGTACCCGGGCATATGCTTCGCGCCGAGCCGGGGGCCGACCGCCCGGGGTCCGTGCGCAACGGTCTGGCGCGTGTGCCCGCCGATGCCCATTTCGTGCTGGTGCACGACCTTGCGCGGCCCTTGGTCAGCGACGCCCTGATTGATAGAGTTCTTGCCGCGCTGCGGGCGGGAGCGACCGCCGTTGGCTGCGCCATGCCGGTCAGCGACACCGTTCGCCGAGGCCAAGAATTGATGGACCGCGCGGAGCTCATGGCGATGCAAACTCCGCAAGGCTCCACGCGCCAGGCATTGGCCGAAGCTCACGCCCAATTCCCGGGCGAGTCGTTTACCGATGACCTCGAATACCTGCGCCGCGCCGGTCATGAGATCACGCTGGTGCCCGGCGAATCGGCTAACCTGAAGCTCACGACCCCCGACGACATGACGCAACTTCGATCGCACTTCCCCACCGTCACCCGAACCGGGTTTGGCTACGACGTCCACGCCTTTTCGACAGACGCCTCGCGTCCGTTGCGGTTGGGGGGGCGGCTCTTCCCGGGCGAACGCGGCCTGGAGGGTCACAGTGATGCCGACGCCTTGCTGCATGCGGTCGTGGACGCCATTCTCGGCGCGGCAAGTCTCGGCGACATTGGCATGCACTATCCGAACACCGACCCGCGCTGGAAGGATCGCGCCTCCATCGAGTTCTTGCGCGAATCGGCGGCGATGCTACGCAGCGAAGGTTGGACGCTGGTGAACATCGACGCGACGGTGCTGGCCGAAGCACCCAAGATTCTTCCCCACCGCCTCGAAATCTGCGGTCTGATCGCCGAGGCGTGCGACATCCCCGCCGACTGCGTGAGCCTCAAGGCGACGACTCACGAAGGGATCGGCGCGATTGGCCGTCGCGAAGGAATCGCCGCCATGGCCGTGGCGACCATTTGCCGGTGA
- a CDS encoding HNH endonuclease encodes MDRRAFAVAYVHRFGSHCGYCGNDVQALTIDHIVPLSNGGPDQPGNWVCCCSACNNMKRNSSLHKFRYRLKRKKRITALWIETIGVQLSIAPNVDWANDGVTRSTSWRHAHEPHSD; translated from the coding sequence ATGGACCGACGTGCGTTCGCTGTTGCCTACGTGCATCGATTCGGTAGCCACTGCGGATACTGTGGCAACGATGTACAGGCGCTGACAATCGACCATATCGTGCCGCTGTCCAACGGCGGGCCAGATCAACCAGGAAACTGGGTTTGTTGTTGCTCTGCCTGCAACAACATGAAGCGCAACTCATCACTGCATAAGTTCCGCTATCGACTGAAAAGGAAAAAGAGGATCACCGCACTTTGGATTGAAACCATTGGCGTTCAGCTGAGCATAGCTCCTAACGTTGACTGGGCAAACGATGGAGTCACGCGCTCAACATCCTGGAGGCATGCGCATGAGCCGCACTCAGATTAG
- a CDS encoding transglutaminase domain-containing protein, with product MYKVLGRLFLGFVSLVLGASAVAQNFSREQSFVISWQGSPVGHCSVRVLNRPDKEPGHLIETTRVTTIATTTGTNEVRTTTQTWMDEANDSDRIQIVQVSAGRRHTVNIHCNNRSLQVDVANGDVLFHRDLPRPANSVLVGDVLSYLPILNEGMPQPNLTTICPTTLKLTTAPIVDLGVSQVMAFGGHELRELSLQDSSSVNSIYVNPSGEVAGLRTSMGMEFRESNAIPVEPEASAPNLARILALQLDRPIEKPRKVRAATFRLSGTTTLQLPNDRTQTATIDGNDTIVTLAAKAARASQSLPIGAYDPEKFQPFLAEESLLPVNHPDIQRVAKKLIGEDTNSLVVARRIRAWVNGHMTADSTIGVARNAVEILKSGEGVCRDAAVLAATLMRASGIPAKLVGGLIADGQELRYHAWVEAFNGREWIPLDPSNQDGFFDATHIKITAGSVEEAFNIRVVRAAKVSLELVRY from the coding sequence ATGTATAAGGTGTTGGGGCGATTGTTCCTCGGTTTTGTCAGTCTAGTTCTGGGTGCGTCTGCGGTTGCCCAGAATTTTTCTCGTGAGCAAAGCTTTGTCATAAGTTGGCAAGGCAGCCCGGTGGGGCACTGCTCGGTCCGCGTTCTCAACCGGCCCGACAAAGAGCCCGGCCACCTCATCGAGACGACGCGGGTCACCACGATAGCCACGACGACCGGCACCAATGAGGTCCGCACCACCACGCAAACGTGGATGGACGAGGCGAACGACTCCGATCGAATCCAGATCGTCCAGGTCAGCGCCGGTCGCCGGCACACGGTGAACATTCACTGCAACAACCGTAGCCTCCAGGTGGATGTGGCCAATGGCGATGTGCTGTTCCACCGCGACCTCCCCCGCCCAGCGAATAGCGTTCTCGTTGGCGACGTGCTCAGCTATCTGCCGATTCTCAACGAGGGGATGCCCCAGCCGAACCTCACGACCATCTGCCCGACCACGCTCAAGCTGACCACCGCCCCGATCGTGGATCTCGGCGTGAGCCAAGTGATGGCGTTTGGCGGGCACGAACTGCGCGAGCTGAGCCTGCAAGATTCCAGCAGCGTCAACAGCATTTATGTCAACCCGAGCGGCGAAGTCGCCGGTCTGCGCACGTCAATGGGCATGGAGTTCCGCGAGTCCAATGCGATTCCGGTGGAGCCTGAGGCGAGCGCCCCGAACCTCGCGCGCATTCTCGCTCTGCAACTTGATCGCCCCATCGAAAAGCCGCGCAAAGTCCGCGCGGCGACATTCCGTTTGAGCGGCACGACCACTTTGCAACTCCCGAACGACCGCACGCAAACGGCGACAATAGACGGCAACGACACGATCGTGACCCTCGCCGCCAAGGCGGCCCGCGCCTCGCAATCGCTCCCGATCGGCGCTTACGACCCCGAGAAATTTCAGCCCTTTCTCGCCGAAGAGTCGCTTCTGCCGGTCAACCATCCCGACATCCAGCGCGTGGCGAAAAAGCTGATTGGCGAGGACACCAACTCGCTCGTGGTGGCACGCCGAATCCGCGCCTGGGTGAACGGCCACATGACCGCCGACTCAACGATCGGTGTGGCTCGCAACGCGGTCGAGATTCTCAAGTCCGGCGAGGGCGTGTGCCGTGACGCAGCCGTGCTCGCGGCGACCCTCATGCGGGCGTCGGGCATCCCCGCCAAACTCGTGGGCGGCCTCATCGCCGATGGTCAGGAACTGCGCTACCACGCCTGGGTTGAGGCGTTCAATGGCCGCGAGTGGATTCCGCTCGACCCCAGCAATCAAGACGGATTTTTCGACGCGACCCACATCAAAATCACGGCTGGCTCCGTAGAAGAAGCGTTTAACATTCGTGTAGTTCGAGCCGCGAAAGTGAGTCTAGAACTGGTACGTTATTAG
- the topA gene encoding type I DNA topoisomerase, with the protein MAKLVIVESPAKAKTISRILGPGYIVEASFGHVRDLPETSDDIPAEFKKLKWAKLGVNIEQDFEPLYVVPSSKKRRVDDLKKAAKGVDEILLATDEDREGESISWHILQILKPAKKVGVKRIVFHEITPEAINEAVRSPRDVNESVVRAQEARRILDRLYGFTLSPLLWKKVAPKLSAGRVQSVAVRLCVERERERRAFVSAEYWDLSAQLFAPSSEFKATLTLVQGKRVASGRHFDSVTGKMTGDAVLIDRDQALDLRTAAENAKAWAVSSAEKKPGQETPPPPFMTSTLQQEANRKLRWPSKRTMQIAQTLYEGVDLRGDRVGLITYMRTDSLNLAERALQEAREVIRDLYGAEFLPNSPVRYRTKSKGAQEAHEAIRPTDLSRRPQDVRSALSDEQYALYDLIWKRTLASQMLPAKVLRNTVEIEATTERGTLTFGASGKEIGFPGFLRAYVEGSDDPESELGDRETVLPAMKVGQPIECCGVGADEHHTRPPARYTEASLIKTLEEAGVGRPSTYSSIISTIQDRGYVNKKGNELIPTFTAFAVTELLEDYFTNLVDLRFTAHMEEELDEVADGDRHWVEPLREFFLGEDGLQQRVDRQAAEIPFPAMELGKDESGEPVIVRVGRYGTFVQRGEGGPGNRATVPDTVAPADLDLASAIKLLSGPAAVGTDPVSGRPVFLRKGRFGDYFEVEQTPEEAEAGEKPRRASVPKGMSASEVTEEQMGKLLQFPRDLGLHPDSGQPIMVTIGQYGPYVKSGTEIRNIETWEQAAEITRDEAIAVLATAKPVRGRGAAAAAAEAIKEFAAMEGVAGPMRVLAGRYGPYVTDGKTNATLPKDMAPEDVTAEQARDLIVARAGQPKKKGFKKRSFARK; encoded by the coding sequence ATGGCAAAGCTCGTCATTGTTGAATCTCCCGCAAAGGCCAAAACGATCAGTCGTATCCTCGGCCCGGGGTATATCGTCGAGGCCAGCTTTGGCCACGTTCGGGACTTGCCGGAGACCTCCGACGACATCCCTGCCGAGTTCAAAAAGCTGAAATGGGCGAAGCTCGGCGTGAACATCGAGCAAGATTTTGAGCCGCTCTACGTGGTGCCCAGCAGCAAGAAACGGCGCGTGGATGACCTGAAAAAAGCCGCGAAAGGCGTGGACGAAATCCTGCTCGCGACTGATGAAGACCGCGAGGGCGAAAGCATCTCGTGGCATATTTTGCAAATTTTGAAGCCGGCCAAGAAGGTGGGCGTCAAGCGGATTGTGTTCCACGAAATCACGCCGGAGGCGATTAACGAAGCCGTTCGTTCGCCGCGCGACGTGAACGAATCGGTGGTGCGCGCGCAAGAGGCGCGCCGCATTTTGGACCGGCTCTACGGGTTCACCTTGTCGCCGCTGCTCTGGAAGAAAGTTGCCCCCAAGCTCAGCGCAGGGCGCGTGCAGAGCGTTGCCGTGCGCTTGTGCGTGGAGCGTGAACGCGAGCGCCGCGCTTTTGTGAGCGCCGAGTACTGGGATTTGTCGGCGCAGCTCTTCGCGCCGAGCAGCGAGTTTAAGGCTACGTTAACGTTAGTGCAAGGCAAGCGCGTGGCCAGCGGACGTCACTTTGATTCGGTGACCGGGAAGATGACCGGCGACGCCGTGCTGATTGACCGCGACCAGGCGCTGGACCTGCGCACCGCCGCTGAGAACGCCAAGGCGTGGGCCGTGAGCAGCGCCGAAAAGAAGCCCGGCCAAGAAACGCCGCCGCCGCCCTTTATGACTTCGACCTTGCAGCAGGAGGCCAACCGCAAGCTGCGATGGCCCTCCAAGCGCACCATGCAGATTGCGCAGACGCTGTACGAGGGCGTGGACCTGCGCGGCGACCGCGTGGGCCTGATCACCTACATGCGTACCGACTCGCTGAACCTGGCCGAACGCGCGCTGCAGGAGGCAAGGGAAGTGATTCGCGACCTTTACGGCGCGGAGTTTCTGCCCAACAGCCCGGTGCGATATCGCACCAAGAGCAAGGGCGCCCAGGAGGCGCACGAAGCCATCCGCCCGACCGACCTCAGTCGCCGCCCGCAAGATGTGCGCTCAGCGCTTTCCGACGAGCAATATGCGCTTTACGACCTGATTTGGAAGCGGACGCTGGCCTCGCAGATGTTGCCCGCTAAGGTGCTGCGCAACACCGTTGAGATTGAGGCGACCACCGAGCGCGGCACGCTGACCTTCGGCGCGAGCGGCAAGGAGATCGGTTTCCCTGGGTTCCTCCGAGCCTATGTCGAGGGTAGCGACGACCCCGAATCGGAACTCGGCGATCGCGAAACCGTGCTCCCGGCCATGAAGGTCGGTCAGCCGATTGAGTGTTGCGGTGTGGGCGCCGACGAGCACCACACCCGGCCGCCAGCGCGATACACCGAAGCCAGCCTCATCAAGACGTTGGAGGAAGCGGGTGTCGGTCGCCCGAGCACCTACTCCTCGATTATCTCGACGATTCAAGATCGCGGCTACGTGAACAAAAAGGGCAACGAACTGATCCCGACGTTCACCGCGTTTGCCGTGACCGAGCTGCTGGAGGACTACTTTACGAACCTGGTGGACCTGCGATTTACGGCGCACATGGAGGAGGAACTCGATGAAGTGGCCGATGGCGATCGGCACTGGGTGGAGCCGCTGCGCGAGTTCTTCTTGGGCGAAGATGGTCTGCAGCAACGTGTCGATCGGCAGGCCGCGGAGATACCGTTCCCGGCGATGGAGCTTGGCAAGGACGAATCCGGCGAGCCCGTAATTGTCCGCGTGGGACGCTATGGCACCTTTGTGCAGCGAGGCGAGGGCGGCCCCGGCAACCGCGCGACCGTGCCGGACACGGTGGCTCCGGCGGACCTGGACCTGGCGAGCGCGATTAAGCTGCTGAGCGGTCCCGCCGCGGTGGGCACCGACCCGGTTTCGGGCCGACCGGTTTTCCTGCGGAAGGGTCGGTTTGGCGATTATTTTGAAGTAGAACAGACGCCCGAGGAAGCCGAAGCCGGCGAAAAGCCGCGCCGCGCCAGCGTGCCCAAGGGCATGTCGGCCAGCGAGGTGACCGAGGAGCAGATGGGCAAGTTGCTGCAGTTTCCGCGCGACCTGGGCCTGCACCCGGATTCGGGTCAGCCGATCATGGTGACCATTGGGCAGTACGGCCCCTATGTGAAATCCGGCACCGAGATTCGCAATATTGAGACCTGGGAGCAGGCGGCGGAGATCACTCGCGACGAGGCGATTGCCGTGTTGGCGACCGCCAAGCCGGTGCGCGGACGTGGCGCGGCGGCGGCTGCGGCGGAGGCGATTAAGGAGTTCGCGGCGATGGAAGGCGTGGCCGGGCCAATGCGTGTGTTGGCGGGCCGATATGGACCCTATGTGACGGATGGCAAAACCAACGCCACCCTTCCCAAGGACATGGCTCCGGAGGATGTGACCGCCGAGCAGGCGCGGGATTTGATCGTGGCGCGCGCCGGTCAGCCGAAGAAAAAGGGGTTCAAAAAGCGCTCGTTCGCGCGCAAATGA
- a CDS encoding SAM-dependent DNA methyltransferase, with protein sequence MKKTAKPSFGPRTFEKLGDILRTYPHEAFRLFVACAACALAAGQREDDYRQLVAPYKPAQIQALSDTFAEFIAAAELNDFRDVMGPVHMELGSKSAQRSNGEFYTPYDVCRLMARLTVTDVTIPVDRPLLIQEPCTGAGQMVLCAAEELISIRGLCSCLNIYVEAWDVSPLACDMSFINFTLHGIPAEVVHGNSLSYEVYGRRRNIFHPLATGLAQPHELAALNIMRQASAIATLVPETDPLAPAAVIAAPDIILDRKGQVLMDI encoded by the coding sequence GTGAAGAAAACCGCTAAGCCTTCGTTCGGTCCCCGAACATTCGAGAAGCTTGGCGACATCCTTCGCACGTATCCTCATGAAGCGTTCCGGCTATTCGTAGCATGCGCCGCGTGTGCGCTCGCCGCCGGACAGCGCGAGGATGACTATCGGCAATTGGTCGCGCCCTACAAGCCTGCCCAAATCCAAGCCCTCAGTGATACGTTCGCCGAGTTCATCGCGGCCGCGGAGTTGAACGACTTCCGAGATGTCATGGGGCCGGTCCACATGGAACTCGGGAGCAAAAGCGCCCAGCGAAGCAACGGGGAGTTCTACACCCCGTACGATGTCTGCCGTCTCATGGCAAGGCTGACCGTAACCGATGTGACGATCCCCGTTGACCGCCCACTCCTGATTCAGGAACCTTGCACTGGTGCCGGGCAAATGGTGTTGTGCGCCGCCGAGGAACTCATCTCGATCCGGGGGTTGTGCAGTTGCCTGAACATCTACGTCGAGGCTTGGGACGTGAGTCCCCTGGCCTGCGACATGTCGTTCATCAACTTCACTCTGCACGGAATCCCGGCCGAGGTCGTTCACGGAAACTCACTAAGCTACGAAGTTTACGGACGTCGCCGCAATATCTTCCACCCGCTAGCGACCGGACTGGCTCAGCCTCACGAGCTCGCGGCCCTCAACATCATGCGCCAGGCTAGCGCCATTGCAACGCTGGTGCCTGAAACCGACCCACTCGCACCCGCCGCGGTTATCGCCGCGCCCGACATCATCCTGGACCGCAAGGGCCAGGTGCTCATGGACATCTGA
- a CDS encoding KTSC domain-containing protein, with product MSKAVNFDITRRVPAGKSSQIAKLEYSTDAKVLRVEFRNGGTYDYTNVPNAVAATGIIIEIGTGFSIGQWLNQQIKPHFPYTKVAKELIPDLELESKPTDEYWADIHTKGAMR from the coding sequence ATGTCTAAGGCCGTCAACTTCGACATCACCCGCCGAGTTCCGGCGGGCAAGTCCTCCCAAATCGCAAAGCTCGAATACAGCACCGACGCCAAAGTCCTGCGGGTTGAGTTTCGCAACGGCGGTACCTACGACTACACCAACGTGCCCAACGCCGTCGCCGCAACCGGAATCATTATCGAAATCGGGACCGGCTTCAGCATCGGCCAATGGCTAAACCAGCAGATCAAGCCGCACTTCCCGTACACCAAGGTTGCCAAGGAATTGATCCCCGATCTCGAATTGGAATCCAAACCGACAGACGAGTACTGGGCCGACATTCACACAAAGGGAGCGATGCGATGA
- a CDS encoding AAA family ATPase has translation MSTTLQLPNNQIRITGIDIRSFKRVRAFSLTLDEGDNLVTIGGENANGKSSVLDAIENALCGVPRTQTMPVHSGAQGAGIKVTIPPYQVKRLFDANGKPNLEITRLDDGTKVPNPQQFLNDLIGGMFVDPLDFIAKQPIEQRRILADLVGLDMDAIDKQIEDARSRQSQLDEHQKRLIARVGELPWHDDAPDAEVSVADLSQELQRILDHNNTCDQARNATDLKRQEITGMEDAIDRSAAEIQRLKRQLEEAESRLKTQEANLAEHRRLLGNLEMAAHQMVKQDPTAIQNQMAGVEEANRKFRDNQAKLAGKDEWTKAEAELGQAIQQVTYLQSEKKRMLSEANFPVPGLAFNAKEVTLNEIPFRQASHAEQVRASVGIALAMRGQLGLILIRDASTVDKKTLRLIADEAAQRGAQVFAEVVANLEEEGFDRQCSIYIHDGANTELGYRELSGVGA, from the coding sequence ATGTCCACAACACTACAACTACCCAATAATCAAATCCGGATCACCGGTATCGACATCCGCTCGTTCAAGCGCGTCCGAGCCTTCTCACTCACTCTTGATGAGGGCGACAACCTCGTCACGATCGGCGGCGAAAACGCCAATGGCAAGAGCTCCGTCCTGGACGCCATCGAAAACGCCCTCTGCGGAGTGCCCCGAACGCAAACCATGCCCGTGCACTCAGGTGCCCAGGGAGCCGGCATCAAGGTCACCATCCCGCCGTACCAGGTCAAGCGGCTTTTCGATGCCAACGGAAAACCGAACCTGGAAATCACGCGGCTTGACGACGGCACAAAGGTGCCGAATCCCCAACAGTTCCTGAACGACCTCATCGGAGGCATGTTCGTGGATCCGCTCGATTTTATTGCCAAACAACCCATCGAGCAACGCCGCATCCTCGCCGACCTGGTCGGGCTCGACATGGATGCGATCGACAAGCAGATCGAAGACGCGCGGAGTCGACAGAGCCAACTTGATGAGCATCAAAAGCGACTCATCGCCCGCGTTGGCGAACTCCCCTGGCACGATGATGCCCCCGACGCCGAAGTCAGCGTAGCCGACCTAAGTCAGGAGCTTCAGCGAATCCTTGACCACAACAACACGTGCGACCAGGCGCGAAATGCCACGGACCTGAAACGGCAGGAAATCACCGGCATGGAGGACGCGATTGACCGATCCGCCGCCGAAATACAACGGCTGAAGCGTCAACTCGAAGAAGCCGAAAGCCGGCTGAAAACACAAGAAGCAAATCTCGCCGAGCATCGTCGATTACTGGGCAACCTGGAAATGGCCGCGCATCAGATGGTGAAGCAGGATCCAACCGCAATTCAAAATCAAATGGCGGGGGTCGAGGAAGCAAATCGAAAATTCCGCGACAACCAAGCGAAGCTCGCCGGAAAGGATGAATGGACAAAGGCCGAAGCCGAGCTTGGGCAAGCCATCCAGCAGGTGACCTACCTCCAGTCGGAAAAGAAGCGGATGCTCAGCGAAGCCAACTTCCCGGTTCCTGGCCTCGCGTTCAACGCCAAAGAAGTCACCCTCAACGAAATTCCGTTCCGGCAGGCTTCCCACGCCGAGCAGGTGCGGGCGTCGGTCGGCATCGCCCTCGCCATGCGTGGCCAACTCGGCCTGATCCTGATCCGAGACGCCAGCACGGTGGACAAGAAAACTCTGCGCCTCATCGCCGACGAAGCCGCCCAGCGCGGCGCCCAGGTCTTCGCCGAAGTGGTCGCCAACCTGGAAGAAGAAGGCTTTGACCGCCAATGCTCGATCTACATCCACGACGGAGCCAACACCGAACTCGGCTACCGCGAGCTGTCGGGAGTCGGTGCATGA